The following are encoded in a window of Geobacter metallireducens GS-15 genomic DNA:
- the zwf gene encoding glucose-6-phosphate dehydrogenase: MEPTVMVVFGAAGDLTWRKLVPALYNLYLDGRLPERFAIVGVARQEMDDAGFRRKLREGVDLHSRRSVTDESTWSGFADRLSYLAGDFTTAETGALLSRRLEGLDREWNGRAVRVFYFAIPPGLMEAAARQLESLGVCRDCSRDRLVVEKPFGRDLASARQLNGLLTSLFAETQIYRIDHYLGKETVQNILAFRFANSLFEPVWNRRYIDHVQITVAEAVGVGKRGGYYDTSGALRDMVQNHLLQILCLIAMEPPVSFSADEVRNKKVDVLRAIRPIRPEEVHRVAVRGQYGRGMVACEGVTGYREEQGVPPDSVTETFAALKLWIDNWRWQGVPFYLRTGKRLRAKVSEVAILFRPAPHQLFPSAAVESWQPNRLVLRIQPEEGIASRIQVKQPGTRLLLGAVDMGFRYHDAFHAASPEAYETLLLDVICGDATLFMRADQVESAWGVISPILDTWESVPPADFPNYQAGGWGPETADLLIAKEGHSWVQPDLPTEEGETEAP; the protein is encoded by the coding sequence ATGGAACCGACCGTGATGGTGGTCTTCGGCGCCGCAGGTGATCTCACGTGGCGCAAGCTTGTGCCGGCCCTCTACAACCTCTACCTTGACGGTCGTCTCCCCGAGCGGTTCGCCATCGTCGGGGTCGCCCGGCAAGAGATGGATGATGCGGGATTCCGCCGAAAACTCAGGGAGGGGGTGGACCTCCACTCACGGCGCAGCGTGACGGACGAGTCAACGTGGAGTGGCTTCGCCGACCGGCTGTCGTACCTTGCCGGGGACTTCACCACGGCGGAAACCGGGGCACTCCTCAGCCGGAGACTCGAAGGGCTGGACCGGGAGTGGAACGGCCGTGCGGTTCGGGTCTTCTACTTCGCCATTCCTCCCGGTCTTATGGAAGCGGCGGCCCGCCAGTTGGAGAGCCTCGGCGTTTGCAGGGACTGCTCCCGGGACCGGCTCGTGGTTGAGAAACCCTTTGGCCGCGACCTCGCTTCGGCCCGGCAGTTGAACGGGCTTCTCACCTCCCTGTTCGCCGAGACGCAGATCTATCGGATCGACCACTACCTGGGCAAGGAGACGGTGCAGAACATCCTCGCTTTCCGTTTCGCCAACTCTCTGTTCGAGCCGGTCTGGAACCGGCGCTACATCGACCACGTGCAGATCACCGTCGCCGAAGCGGTGGGGGTGGGGAAGAGGGGAGGCTACTACGATACATCCGGCGCCTTGCGTGACATGGTGCAGAATCACCTCCTCCAGATCCTCTGCCTGATTGCCATGGAGCCGCCGGTGTCGTTTTCCGCCGACGAAGTGCGCAACAAGAAGGTGGATGTCTTGCGGGCCATTCGTCCCATTCGCCCCGAAGAAGTCCACCGGGTGGCGGTCCGCGGCCAGTACGGCAGGGGGATGGTGGCCTGCGAGGGAGTGACGGGATACCGGGAAGAGCAGGGGGTGCCACCTGACTCCGTCACCGAGACCTTTGCCGCCCTCAAGCTGTGGATCGACAATTGGCGCTGGCAAGGGGTGCCGTTCTATCTTCGCACCGGTAAACGCCTGCGCGCCAAGGTCTCCGAGGTGGCCATCCTCTTCCGCCCGGCTCCGCACCAGCTCTTCCCCTCCGCGGCCGTGGAGAGCTGGCAGCCGAACCGGCTCGTCCTTCGCATCCAGCCCGAGGAGGGGATTGCCTCCCGCATCCAGGTCAAACAGCCGGGAACGCGCCTGCTGCTGGGAGCGGTGGACATGGGATTCCGTTACCATGACGCCTTCCACGCCGCCTCTCCGGAAGCCTACGAGACTCTGCTCCTGGACGTCATCTGCGGCGACGCTACCCTCTTCATGCGGGCCGACCAGGTGGAGAGCGCCTGGGGAGTCATTTCACCGATCCTCGATACCTGGGAATCGGTGCCGCCGGCCGATTTCCCCAACTACCAGGCCGGCGGCTGGGGGCCGGAAACTGCTGATCTCCTCATCGCCAAGGAGGGGCACAGCTGGGTCCAACCCGACCTTCCGACGGAAGAGGGAGAGACGGAGGCTCCATGA
- the gnd gene encoding phosphogluconate dehydrogenase (NAD(+)-dependent, decarboxylating) — MQIGMIGLGRMGADMVRRLRKGGHECVVYDLNVNAVQALEREGIAGARSIEEFCAKLVKPRVVWLMVPAAVVDSMLQRMTPLLAANDIVIDGGNSHYQDDIRRADQMRAQGITYVDVGTSGGIFGLERGYCLMIGGEKQAVERLDPVFRTLAPGIGAAPRTPGREKREGTAELGYLHCGPSGAGHFVKMVHNGIEYGLMAAYAEGLNILHHANAGKEGQGADAETAPLRNPDFYRYDLDLADITEVWRRGSVISSWLLDLSATALLDSPDLQEFQGRVSDSGEGRWTVAAAIDEGVPAHVLSSALYERFSSRGEDDFANRLLSAMRYEFGGHREKS; from the coding sequence ATGCAAATTGGCATGATTGGCCTTGGACGGATGGGTGCGGATATGGTGCGGCGCCTGCGGAAGGGGGGACATGAGTGCGTCGTGTATGATCTGAATGTCAACGCGGTCCAGGCGCTGGAGCGCGAAGGGATCGCGGGAGCGCGATCAATCGAGGAATTCTGCGCCAAGCTCGTCAAGCCGCGGGTGGTATGGCTGATGGTGCCGGCCGCCGTGGTGGATTCGATGCTCCAGCGCATGACCCCCCTGCTGGCGGCCAACGATATCGTAATCGATGGCGGCAACTCCCATTACCAGGACGACATCCGACGTGCGGACCAGATGCGGGCACAGGGAATCACCTACGTGGATGTCGGGACAAGCGGCGGCATCTTCGGGTTGGAGCGGGGCTATTGCCTGATGATCGGCGGCGAGAAACAGGCGGTGGAGCGGCTCGACCCGGTTTTCAGAACGCTGGCCCCCGGCATCGGCGCGGCACCACGCACTCCCGGCCGCGAGAAACGGGAAGGGACCGCCGAACTGGGCTATCTCCACTGCGGACCGAGCGGCGCCGGGCACTTCGTCAAAATGGTTCATAACGGGATCGAATACGGTCTGATGGCAGCCTATGCGGAAGGGTTGAACATCCTCCACCATGCCAATGCCGGCAAAGAGGGACAGGGTGCCGATGCGGAGACGGCGCCGCTCCGTAACCCCGACTTCTATCGCTATGACCTTGATCTCGCCGATATCACCGAAGTCTGGCGGCGCGGAAGCGTGATTTCCTCCTGGCTCCTCGATCTCAGCGCGACGGCACTGCTCGACAGCCCCGATTTGCAGGAGTTCCAGGGGCGGGTGTCGGACTCGGGGGAAGGGCGCTGGACCGTCGCTGCCGCCATTGACGAGGGGGTCCCGGCCCATGTACTCAGCTCCGCACTCTACGAGCGCTTCAGTTCCCGTGGCGAGGACGACTTTGCCAATCGGCTTCTCTCTGCGATGCGCTACGAATTCGGGGGGCACCGGGAAAAGTCCTGA
- a CDS encoding RpiB/LacA/LacB family sugar-phosphate isomerase, with protein sequence MRIGIAADHGGFTMKERMAAALREAGYELTDFGAERLDPDDDYPDFVIPLAQAVGEGKLDRGIAFCSSGVGASIAANKVPGARAALIHDDYSAHQGVEHDDMNIICLGSLVVGYAQSWELVRAFLAATFSGAERHRRRLAKVAALEQCGR encoded by the coding sequence ATGCGGATAGGCATCGCCGCCGACCACGGCGGTTTCACCATGAAGGAGCGGATGGCTGCCGCCCTCAGGGAGGCGGGGTACGAGTTGACGGACTTCGGCGCTGAACGGCTGGACCCGGACGATGATTACCCCGATTTCGTCATCCCCTTGGCGCAAGCGGTTGGCGAAGGGAAGCTGGATCGGGGGATCGCCTTCTGCTCGAGCGGCGTGGGGGCATCCATTGCCGCCAACAAGGTCCCCGGAGCACGGGCGGCCCTGATTCACGACGACTACTCCGCCCACCAGGGTGTGGAGCACGACGACATGAACATCATCTGCCTCGGCAGTCTGGTGGTGGGGTACGCTCAATCCTGGGAGCTGGTCAGGGCCTTCCTCGCCGCCACCTTCAGCGGGGCCGAGCGCCACCGTCGCCGCCTGGCCAAGGTGGCGGCCCTGGAACAGTGCGGGAGGTGA
- a CDS encoding thioredoxin fold domain-containing protein codes for MAQIEWITSLAEGLSMAGRENRLVLLDFFNPGUIGCKQMDAVAYPDAAVMTFINDNLVPVRIPADDPVLGPQFKVKWTPTIIVLDAQGDEHYRTLGFYPPADLIPSLLLGMGKARFNQPDRQAACQCFRRIISDYPKNSLAPEAIYLNGVARYIETHDVANLIGIHDRLAAEYPDSPWLTRADPYKLLKR; via the coding sequence ATGGCACAGATCGAATGGATCACCTCCCTTGCAGAGGGACTCTCAATGGCAGGCAGGGAAAACAGGCTCGTACTTCTCGATTTCTTCAACCCTGGCTGAATTGGCTGCAAGCAGATGGACGCGGTCGCGTACCCCGATGCAGCTGTCATGACATTCATCAACGACAATCTCGTACCCGTGCGGATTCCGGCTGACGATCCGGTGCTCGGCCCGCAGTTCAAGGTCAAATGGACGCCGACTATCATCGTTCTCGATGCACAAGGGGACGAGCATTACCGCACTCTCGGCTTTTATCCGCCAGCGGACCTCATCCCGTCACTCCTCCTCGGCATGGGGAAAGCCCGGTTCAACCAGCCCGACCGTCAGGCCGCCTGCCAGTGTTTCCGCAGGATCATCTCCGATTACCCGAAGAACTCCCTGGCACCGGAGGCCATCTACCTGAATGGCGTCGCCCGCTACATCGAGACCCACGACGTGGCAAACCTGATCGGCATCCATGACCGCCTTGCAGCCGAATATCCCGACAGCCCCTGGCTGACAAGGGCAGATCCTTACAAATTGTTGAAGAGATGA
- a CDS encoding VOC family protein, with protein sequence MFMFKDARKAMEFYKRAFGAEERYVMPGPDGKGVMHAELRIGNSIVMMGEEHPQEACKSAETMGGSPVSFYIYLENVDEAFGRALAAGAKTTMPVDDMFWGDRAGTVQDPFGYSWTLATHTKDLTPQEIQQGAQAFFARMNRPGGTAERA encoded by the coding sequence ATGTTCATGTTCAAGGACGCCCGTAAGGCCATGGAATTCTATAAACGGGCATTTGGCGCGGAGGAGCGCTACGTCATGCCAGGCCCCGATGGCAAGGGGGTGATGCATGCCGAGCTTCGGATCGGCAACTCGATCGTCATGATGGGAGAAGAGCATCCGCAGGAGGCCTGCAAAAGCGCGGAAACCATGGGAGGCTCTCCCGTCAGCTTCTATATCTACCTGGAGAATGTCGACGAGGCTTTCGGAAGAGCGCTCGCAGCAGGCGCAAAGACCACGATGCCGGTCGATGACATGTTCTGGGGAGACCGTGCCGGCACCGTGCAGGATCCCTTCGGCTATAGCTGGACCCTCGCTACCCACACCAAGGACCTGACACCCCAGGAAATCCAGCAGGGGGCCCAGGCCTTCTTCGCCCGAATGAACCGTCCTGGAGGCACTGCAGAACGAGCGTGA
- a CDS encoding cytochrome P460 family protein, giving the protein MKTMIGALIIMLLPLIALGKDRPVAPNGISLIEGYRNWQVIAPSYRDDKGHIRVIFGNDTAMKAMKEGTRPFPDGTIMAKVAWTAVKHPKFPVATIPDGFAQVEFMVKDAAKYKATGGWGFARFVGNGLKPYGRDASFVQECFGCHTPVKGNDYVFTGFAPVP; this is encoded by the coding sequence ATGAAAACCATGATCGGAGCCCTCATCATCATGCTTCTGCCCCTCATTGCCCTGGGGAAAGACCGGCCGGTGGCGCCCAACGGCATTTCCCTGATCGAGGGGTACCGCAACTGGCAGGTGATCGCCCCCTCTTACCGGGATGACAAGGGGCACATCCGGGTCATCTTTGGCAACGACACCGCCATGAAAGCCATGAAGGAAGGGACGCGCCCCTTCCCTGACGGGACGATAATGGCAAAGGTGGCATGGACCGCCGTAAAGCACCCGAAGTTCCCGGTGGCCACCATCCCCGACGGGTTCGCCCAGGTGGAATTCATGGTGAAGGATGCCGCAAAGTACAAGGCAACGGGAGGATGGGGCTTTGCCCGATTTGTGGGCAACGGGCTCAAGCCCTACGGCAGGGATGCCAGTTTCGTTCAGGAGTGCTTCGGCTGCCACACGCCGGTGAAGGGTAACGACTACGTGTTTACAGGGTTTGCTCCTGTCCCCTGA
- a CDS encoding phospholipase D-like domain-containing protein, whose product MKTRFVAPLLLALAMTGCATQKQAGLPLDTVSQAASAGPLSITEAQVITDNDAAFLSKLRMVRGAQRSIDMMYYIYADDHSSSVLTSALMDAARRGVTVRLLVDYHTNYKHLDLFSLMEKEGNGNLQVRFYNRPTRNIIKDAVYLTMGCSPETAAARPEACSAEKFAAIDKLFADETINGRPAADRNISNLDIGNSGLFLSGLYSKRGDVMALAVQSGQQIDVQSLKGGASTTTPEQEEQLKRLGKAYWESRTGAPFQRLASNAELFFAFAMYGGQLNPIKETVTSLLPVDRKLSDDELRDWDHLTDYLHHKLLLVDRKELQMGGRNVENSYHMRPNPLTSKYVFMDTDIHALLPQGGEEVATAFDSLWNFDAMVAPLAEVRQHAPNDFVVAMKYAEKACAGETGKEERDACIKKELEGTAPSLDKRMADCRTTMEENARAYNETYLPTIPQQPTQTFTVDSGSVLAYLENIPFNRALPPEKRVRTYGAPAGEEARSGKYIHDVWLREIPAVCASATPDAPKRLILHNAYFFPAANLTHELSRMVNGDYDCSNVTVTVLTNSIQTTDLNVVNLAARHALKAFTEFYQQQGDPAKRAKFDYYEYQPRTDEPLSLHTKVSVFGDDVTIGSANADVRSFMMDSNNVMFVRNAPGFLAEYTAFMQRLLDDPARTKKLNDYFTATPRDTMLQEDLATFRQILAKYGVDKKLDEGQRKEVEARFVQMLNDAYELTKGSIDTGSSAAKRRESQDKFNEEFKPI is encoded by the coding sequence ATGAAAACCCGTTTCGTCGCCCCCCTGCTCCTTGCCCTCGCCATGACCGGCTGCGCCACGCAGAAGCAGGCAGGTCTTCCCCTCGACACCGTCAGCCAGGCGGCATCCGCCGGCCCCCTCTCCATCACCGAGGCCCAGGTCATCACCGACAACGACGCGGCGTTTCTCTCCAAGCTCCGCATGGTCCGGGGCGCGCAGCGCTCCATCGACATGATGTACTACATCTATGCCGACGACCACAGCTCGTCGGTGCTGACCTCAGCCCTCATGGACGCGGCGCGGCGTGGGGTTACCGTGAGGCTCCTCGTGGATTACCACACCAACTACAAGCACCTCGACCTCTTCTCCCTCATGGAGAAGGAGGGGAACGGCAACCTCCAGGTGCGGTTCTACAACCGGCCGACCCGCAACATCATCAAGGACGCCGTCTATCTGACCATGGGATGCTCTCCCGAAACTGCTGCGGCCAGACCCGAGGCATGCAGCGCCGAGAAATTCGCCGCCATCGACAAGCTCTTCGCCGACGAAACGATCAACGGCAGACCGGCGGCGGACCGGAACATCTCCAACCTCGACATCGGCAACTCGGGGCTCTTCCTCTCCGGCCTCTACTCGAAGCGGGGCGACGTGATGGCGCTCGCTGTCCAGAGCGGACAGCAGATCGACGTCCAGAGCCTGAAGGGAGGCGCCTCCACAACCACTCCCGAGCAGGAGGAGCAGCTGAAGCGCCTCGGCAAGGCCTACTGGGAGTCGAGGACCGGCGCACCGTTCCAGCGGCTCGCATCAAATGCGGAGCTCTTCTTCGCCTTCGCCATGTACGGCGGCCAGCTCAACCCGATCAAGGAGACCGTCACCTCGCTGCTGCCGGTCGACAGGAAGCTCTCGGACGATGAACTGCGGGACTGGGACCACCTGACCGACTACCTCCACCACAAGCTCCTCCTGGTGGACCGCAAGGAACTCCAGATGGGGGGAAGGAACGTGGAGAACTCCTACCACATGCGCCCCAATCCCCTGACCAGCAAGTACGTCTTCATGGACACCGACATCCATGCCCTCCTGCCACAGGGGGGCGAGGAGGTCGCCACGGCGTTCGACTCCCTCTGGAATTTCGACGCTATGGTGGCCCCCCTGGCCGAGGTGCGCCAGCATGCCCCCAACGACTTCGTCGTCGCCATGAAATATGCCGAGAAGGCCTGCGCCGGGGAAACGGGGAAAGAGGAGCGCGATGCCTGCATCAAGAAGGAACTGGAGGGAACCGCTCCCTCCCTGGACAAACGGATGGCCGACTGCCGCACGACCATGGAGGAGAACGCCCGGGCCTACAACGAGACCTATCTCCCCACGATTCCGCAGCAGCCGACGCAAACCTTTACCGTGGATAGCGGCAGCGTCCTCGCCTACCTCGAAAACATTCCGTTCAACAGGGCGCTCCCCCCGGAGAAGCGGGTACGGACTTACGGCGCCCCTGCCGGCGAGGAGGCCAGGAGCGGAAAGTACATCCACGACGTCTGGCTCAGGGAGATTCCGGCGGTCTGCGCGTCTGCCACCCCCGATGCCCCGAAGCGGCTTATCCTCCATAACGCCTACTTTTTCCCCGCCGCCAACCTCACCCATGAGCTGAGCCGGATGGTGAACGGCGATTACGACTGCTCCAACGTCACCGTGACGGTCCTCACCAACTCCATCCAGACCACCGACCTCAACGTGGTGAACCTCGCCGCCCGCCACGCCCTCAAGGCGTTCACCGAGTTCTACCAGCAGCAGGGCGACCCGGCCAAGCGGGCGAAATTCGACTACTACGAGTATCAGCCCCGGACCGACGAACCTCTCTCGCTCCACACCAAGGTGTCAGTATTCGGTGACGACGTCACCATCGGCTCGGCCAACGCCGACGTCCGCAGCTTCATGATGGACAGCAACAACGTCATGTTCGTCCGCAACGCCCCCGGCTTCCTCGCGGAGTACACCGCCTTCATGCAGCGGCTCCTTGACGACCCGGCCCGGACGAAGAAGCTCAACGACTATTTCACCGCCACCCCCCGCGACACGATGCTCCAGGAAGACCTGGCCACCTTCCGCCAGATCCTGGCCAAGTACGGCGTCGACAAGAAACTGGACGAGGGGCAACGGAAAGAAGTCGAGGCGCGCTTTGTCCAGATGCTCAACGACGCCTACGAACTGACGAAGGGATCCATCGACACCGGAAGCAGCGCGGCGAAGCGGCGGGAGAGCCAGGACAAATTCAACGAGGAGTTCAAGCCGATCTGA
- a CDS encoding putative bifunctional diguanylate cyclase/phosphodiesterase produces MQEALLGILDFVARFTGGHGGIDDEVAVYFVLAGAMWLNLLFFALWRRRNEANSREALLVLGFSAGLARELFMLAMAIGQKALMVDPRHLHAFFPPVEHVLSGVATVIVAAAFMRYLTGDFFLARNYLGIGITLTLSCYIATFSWWADYITTNPASKFGQTWCDVLFHTIAALLLVFPTWHLFRHRTGWLRNIICFALVCFFLTETLKLVDIAYGERYEYIFTPIRRSFNLIGIYVLGYVYIREQESRRRRATAKVVESEKRYRTLVENVNMGISLIDGNNRIVMNNGYLEKMFRKNAEKLTGRFCYQEFENRDECCDNCLGVEAMTTGRAVSREVERILDDGEPSGLRLSAFPVFNEQGKATKFIKVVEDITDRKRAEEKIRRLAYYDSLTGLPNRPLMMDRLSQAIRHARRHGEVVALLFLDLDRFKDVNDSQGHRVGDRLLQEVAARLSGCTRESDTLARLGGDEFVIIAPGVRAATDASLLADKILAALAEPFTLDRQTLHIATSIGIVLFPSDGGNGEMLLQRADMAMYAAKDRGGNSYRFFSAEMNTRAVERHELEEDMRQALTNGEFFLMYQPQVNTGTWKVVGVEALVRWNHPRKGVILPSRFIPVAEETGFISKLGRWVLEEACRQGAQWQHDGLPPLQMGVNLCARQFTHEEIVGTVSDVLQKTGLPSELLEIELTETMLMDSETAVSTLGQLKALGVRLAIDDFGTGYSSFNYLKHFPLDRIKIDQSFIRDIGQSRGNGAIIEAIVAVARSLGPEVLAEGVETEEQLRYLMSITCADIQGFYFSRPLLPDDVSRLIRESLPGFGTHHFTN; encoded by the coding sequence ATGCAAGAGGCTCTGCTGGGGATTCTTGATTTTGTTGCCCGCTTCACCGGCGGGCACGGCGGCATTGATGACGAAGTGGCAGTGTATTTCGTCCTTGCAGGGGCGATGTGGCTGAACCTTCTCTTTTTCGCGTTATGGAGAAGGCGCAATGAAGCCAATTCCCGGGAGGCACTGCTCGTCCTGGGGTTCAGTGCCGGCCTGGCGCGGGAGCTCTTCATGCTCGCCATGGCCATAGGCCAGAAAGCGCTGATGGTCGATCCCCGTCACCTGCACGCGTTCTTCCCGCCGGTCGAGCATGTGCTTTCGGGGGTGGCGACCGTTATTGTTGCCGCCGCGTTCATGCGTTACCTCACCGGTGATTTCTTCCTTGCCCGCAACTATCTCGGCATAGGCATCACCCTCACCCTTTCCTGCTATATCGCCACATTCTCGTGGTGGGCCGACTACATAACCACCAATCCGGCATCCAAATTCGGCCAGACCTGGTGCGACGTCCTTTTCCACACGATTGCGGCGTTGCTTCTCGTTTTCCCCACCTGGCACCTCTTCCGCCACCGTACCGGCTGGCTTCGAAACATCATCTGCTTCGCCCTCGTCTGTTTTTTTCTCACGGAAACGCTCAAACTGGTCGATATAGCCTACGGAGAGCGGTACGAGTACATCTTTACCCCCATCCGCCGCAGCTTTAACCTCATCGGCATCTATGTGCTGGGCTACGTTTACATCCGCGAACAGGAGTCGAGGCGGAGGCGGGCTACTGCGAAGGTCGTGGAGAGTGAAAAGCGGTACCGGACCCTTGTTGAGAACGTCAACATGGGCATCTCCCTCATTGACGGCAACAACCGCATCGTCATGAACAACGGCTATCTGGAGAAGATGTTCCGGAAGAATGCCGAGAAACTGACCGGACGGTTCTGCTACCAGGAATTCGAGAATCGGGACGAATGTTGCGATAACTGCCTCGGTGTTGAAGCAATGACCACGGGAAGAGCCGTATCGAGGGAAGTTGAGAGAATATTGGATGATGGCGAGCCGTCCGGACTGCGTCTGAGTGCTTTCCCCGTCTTCAATGAACAGGGAAAGGCGACGAAATTCATCAAGGTGGTGGAGGACATAACCGACCGCAAGCGCGCAGAGGAGAAAATCAGGCGCCTTGCCTATTACGATTCCCTGACCGGGCTACCCAACCGGCCCCTCATGATGGACCGCCTGTCCCAGGCGATCAGGCATGCCCGAAGGCACGGAGAGGTGGTGGCGCTCCTCTTTCTCGACCTGGACCGCTTCAAGGACGTCAACGACAGCCAGGGGCACCGGGTAGGCGATCGGCTCCTGCAGGAGGTTGCGGCACGGCTATCGGGCTGTACCCGCGAAAGCGACACCCTGGCGCGTCTCGGCGGTGACGAATTCGTCATCATCGCCCCCGGGGTGCGAGCTGCCACCGATGCCTCGTTGCTGGCGGACAAAATCCTGGCGGCCCTGGCCGAGCCGTTTACGCTGGACCGGCAGACGCTCCACATCGCCACGAGCATCGGCATCGTCCTCTTCCCGTCGGACGGGGGGAATGGCGAAATGCTGCTGCAGCGCGCCGACATGGCGATGTATGCCGCCAAGGATCGGGGCGGGAACTCATACCGGTTCTTCTCGGCGGAGATGAACACCAGGGCAGTTGAGCGCCATGAGCTTGAGGAGGACATGCGGCAGGCGCTGACAAATGGCGAGTTTTTCCTCATGTATCAGCCCCAGGTGAATACCGGCACGTGGAAGGTCGTCGGGGTGGAAGCGCTTGTCCGCTGGAATCACCCCCGCAAGGGGGTCATTCTCCCCTCGCGGTTCATTCCGGTTGCGGAGGAGACGGGATTCATCTCAAAGTTGGGGAGATGGGTTCTTGAGGAGGCATGCCGCCAGGGAGCGCAATGGCAGCATGACGGCCTGCCGCCGCTGCAGATGGGGGTAAACCTCTGCGCGCGGCAATTCACCCATGAGGAGATCGTCGGCACGGTCAGCGACGTGCTCCAAAAGACGGGGCTGCCGTCAGAGCTGCTGGAGATCGAGCTGACGGAAACGATGCTGATGGATTCGGAAACGGCGGTCTCCACGCTTGGGCAGCTCAAGGCGCTGGGAGTACGCCTGGCGATCGACGACTTCGGCACGGGATATTCTTCGTTTAACTACCTGAAGCACTTTCCCCTCGACCGGATCAAAATCGACCAGTCCTTTATCCGCGACATCGGCCAGAGCCGCGGCAACGGGGCCATCATCGAGGCTATCGTTGCCGTGGCGCGCAGCCTCGGCCCTGAAGTGCTGGCTGAAGGGGTCGAAACCGAAGAGCAGCTCCGCTACCTGATGTCGATAACCTGTGCCGACATCCAGGGGTTCTATTTCTCCCGTCCCCTCCTGCCAGACGACGTTTCCCGCCTCATCCGCGAATCACTTCCCGGTTTCGGGACGCACCACTTTACCAACTGA